AGTTTAAAGTGAAAGGAGTGGATAATGGATGTTGATAAACTGAAGATAGACCGGTCATCGGAAGAAACTTACTATAAGAAAAAGAAAAAAAGAAGGATTCTTTCAAGGACTATCACTGTTATCATAATAATATCGCTCTTAATTCTTCTTTACAGTTTAGGTTTTTTCACACCAAGCGTGGAAGTTGAAACAACGGTTGTTACATCCATATTTCCTTACCAAGCAAAAATACTTCTCAACGCCACAGGATATGTGGTAGCTGAAAGGAAGGCGGCAGTTGCTTCAAAAGGCACAGGGCGGCTTGAATATCTTGCAGTAGAGGAAGGCGATAGAGTAAAGAAAGGAGATATCATAGCGCGCCTTGAAAATAGGGATGCCTTGGCAACTCTCAATCGGGCTAAAGCAAATCTCGTTACAGCACGTTTTCGTTATAAGCAAGCAAAGGCAGAATATGATGATGCCAAGCTCGATTATGAAAGAAAAAAGAAGCTTTATGAAAGCGGTACTATATCAAAATCACTCTATGATGCCGCTTTTGCCCGTTTCGATAAGGCAAAAGCATCGCTTAATTCAGCTGAATCAGATATAGCGGCATCTGAAGCGGCAGTGTCGGAAGCAAAAGTACAGTATGAAAACACTTTTATTCATGCCCCCTTTGACGGTACTATACTTACTAAAAATGCTGATGTTGGTGAGATAGTTGCCCCTTTTGCTTCCTCTGTTAATTCCAAAGCCGCAGTCGTAACAATGGCTGATATGGACTCATTGATTGTAGAAGCAGATGTATCTGAAAACAATATAAATCTCGTAAAAGTGGGACAACCGTGCATAATAACCTTAGATGCCTATCCTGATATAAAATATCGAGGTAAAGTGCATAAAATCGTCCCTACTGCAGAAAGGGCTAAAGCAACAATTCTTACAAAAGTGGCATTCATCGACAAAGATGAAAGAGTCTTGCCGGAAATGAGCACCCGAGTCTCCTTTTTGAAGGAAGAAGTCAGTAAGGAAATGATAGAAAAAACCTTGAAGGTGGTGCCTGTTGGTGCCGTCATTGAAAGAGGAGGTAAAAAGGTTGTCTTCTCGATAAATGACGGACGAGCAAAGGAGATTGTTGTCAAAGTAGGGAAGAAACTTGGAGACTTTTTAGAACTGTTGGAAGGTCCCGAAATAGGGACGAAAATAATTCTCAACCCCTCAGAAAGAGTCAAAGATAATGTGAAGGTCGAAATAAGGGAATAATGAACAGAAATCTTATCGAAATAAAAAATGTTTCAAAATCATATTGGAGAGGCGATATAGAAATACCTGTTCTCAAAGACCTTTCATTCTCAGTACCGCAAGGGGAATTTCTTGCTTTGATGGGACCTTCCGGTTCAGGCAAAACAACTCTGCTCAATTTGATTGCAGGAATCGATTATCCTGATAAGGGTAAAATCGTTGTTGGAGGTGTTGATATAACTGAACTTGAAGAAAGCGAACTAGCTAGATGGAGGGCAAGAAATATAGGTTTTATTTTTCAATCCTACAATTTGATCCCTGTATTGACAGCATTCGACAATGTAGAACTCCCATTGCTTCTAACGGACTTGTCCCGCAAAGAAAGGGAAGAGCATGTAATAACTGCCTTGTCAATGGTAGGATTGGCAGACAGAATGGATCATTACCCTACACAGCTTTCAGGC
This portion of the Candidatus Schekmanbacteria bacterium genome encodes:
- a CDS encoding efflux RND transporter periplasmic adaptor subunit; protein product: MDVDKLKIDRSSEETYYKKKKKRRILSRTITVIIIISLLILLYSLGFFTPSVEVETTVVTSIFPYQAKILLNATGYVVAERKAAVASKGTGRLEYLAVEEGDRVKKGDIIARLENRDALATLNRAKANLVTARFRYKQAKAEYDDAKLDYERKKKLYESGTISKSLYDAAFARFDKAKASLNSAESDIAASEAAVSEAKVQYENTFIHAPFDGTILTKNADVGEIVAPFASSVNSKAAVVTMADMDSLIVEADVSENNINLVKVGQPCIITLDAYPDIKYRGKVHKIVPTAERAKATILTKVAFIDKDERVLPEMSTRVSFLKEEVSKEMIEKTLKVVPVGAVIERGGKKVVFSINDGRAKEIVVKVGKKLGDFLELLEGPEIGTKIILNPSERVKDNVKVEIRE
- a CDS encoding ABC transporter ATP-binding protein, whose translation is MNRNLIEIKNVSKSYWRGDIEIPVLKDLSFSVPQGEFLALMGPSGSGKTTLLNLIAGIDYPDKGKIVVGGVDITELEESELARWRARNIGFIFQSYNLIPVLTAFDNVELPLLLTDLSRKEREEHVITALSMVGLADRMDHYPTQLSGGQEQRVAIARALVSDPLLLVADEPTGELDKQSAEDVLELLTKLNEEFGKTIVMVTHDPRASEKAHIQRHLDKGMLV